A segment of the Desulfofundulus kuznetsovii DSM 6115 genome:
ACCGGCCTGCGGAGGGGTGAGCTGCTGGCCCTGACGTGGGACTGCGTGGACATGACAAACGGAACCCTGACGGTGAAGCGGACCCTGGCCCGCGTGCGGCTGGTGGACGAAGGTAAATCCGAGCTGCGCTTTTCCGAACCAAAGACGGAAAGCGGGAAGAGGACCATTCCCCTGCTTCCCCAGGTGGTCCAGGAGCTTAAACGGCATAAGGCCCGGCAGAACGAGGAAAAGCTTTTCTTCGGGCAGGAATACCGGGACCATAACCTTGTTTTCGCAACACCGATGGGCACACCGATTGAACCCCGGAACTTTCACCGGAAGCATACGGAAATTTTGCGGAAGGCCGGATTAAGGCATGTCAGGCTGCATGACCTGCGGCATACCTTCGCGACAATCCTGCTGCAGGAAGGGGAGAACCCGGAGAACCTGCGGGACCTGCTGGGGCATAGCAGGACAAGCACCACCCTTGACCTGTACTGTCACTCCACGATGGAGGGAAAAAAGAAAGCCGTCGAGCGGCTGAAAACAGTTTTGTTCCTGTTGCAGTAAAATTGCAGTAAAATTGGCTGAAGGAAAAGGCTTCCACACACGGAAGCCTTGATTTTACTGGAGCGGGTGACGGGGATCGAACCCGCAGCCCTCAGCTTGGGAAGCTGATGCTCTACCATTGAGCTACACCCGCTTACTTTTTTATTATAGCAATTCCAAAAAAATAGTCAAGGGATCATCGCGGCAGGCTTTACGGCCTAGCCAGGTTATCATTCACAATGGTCTCCCGGGGGGCAACGCATCACGTCCAATATAAGCAAGGCCCGGAGACCGTCCGGGCCAGGGGCGGGGTATTTTCGCCCGGCACTTTGAAACGATGGAACATCGCTTTATAGAAAATGCCTCTGAAAACCTACGGCCTTGTGCCGTAGGATGAAAGAGGCATCGCCCGGTAGGGCGATAAATACTTCGCAAACATCTGTTTCCGTGGTATAATATCCCTCTGCTCTTTGACAATCAGTATGGGGTTGCAGCGGGTCAATGGGCCGCTGCGTAAAACTGATTCCCGAAAGAGACTGGTGCTTTGAAGTAAGCACGTATCTACGTAGCCAAATGGCGAAGTAGTAGACGCCCATGGACCGGGCCTTCCCGGCAAATGCCGGGATGTAGCTCACGAGGAAAGCGTAAGACCCAGCACTCAACACCCATCGTAACACTTGACTTCTAAGTGAGAACTTAATTTGGGTGTTGAGTGCTGGGGGGACGAAGCCCCGGGCTTGTCCCGGGGGAGGTTCACTAAAGCCCTTTGACGCCAACAATAACGTAAAACCAGGCGTTCTCCCCGGGCAAAAGGGATTTTACGGCCGGGTCCCGGCCCCGCCCCTCTTCCTCGAGATTCTGCCGGAAAAGTTGCAGGTTCTGGAAACAGCTCCCTACCAGTTCTTGAAATTCCTCCAGGGTGTATTCCCGGACGTGGAAGCTGTTAACCGGGGGGTCCTGGGGTCCCCGGCCGGGTGAAATAAGCAGCCGGTTGGGCGTGGAAACCAGGTAGAGACCTCCCGGCCTCAGCACCCGCCAGGCCTCCCGGACGCAGGTTTCCCCATCGGCAACGTGTTCGATGGTTTCAAAGGAAACCACCACGTCAAAGCTCCCGCCGGGGAAAGGGAGGGCGCAGACATCCCCCTGCTGGTAAACTACCCGGGGATGGGCGTAATTTTCCCGTGCATACTCAAGGCACTCCTGACCAATATCCACCCCCACCACCTTCTTCGCCCGTTCGGCCATCATCTGGGTGCCGTAACCCACCCCGCAGGCCGCATCCAGCACCTCCCGGCTGGCCACGAAAGCCAGGGCAAACTCGTAGCGCGCCAGGTGTTCGGCCATGGTCACCGGGTCGCTAAAACCGGGAACCGCCCTTTCACCGCTTATCACGGGATTGCTCATTGGTTGATACTCCCTTCCAGTATGAATTCAGAACAGGTAAATTTTTATCTCTTCAGAAACCAGGGACGGGTTATATAGATAGCCAGGCGAGCTTATGGTGGGGGTGCGGGGCCAGAGGTGGAGCTCCTTTCCGCAGATAAGCGCTCCCTGGCATTCCAGATCGCTATGGACGGCCCTTTGGGCCACAAGATCCGGTGTGTTTAAAGCATACTGCAGCGGCAACCCGTCTAAAGCCAGGTGGCTGTAATCGAACCCCATTAATTCCAGGACCGTGGGCATAATATCCACCGTACTCACCGGCACGCCTACCTGCACGCCGGCCGGACCAGTGGAACGGGGCATCTTGACGATCAGGGGCACATGAATCTGGTCGGGGGTCAAAGTGAGACCGTGGTAAAAGTAGACGCCGTTTTCCCCCAGGGCCTCGCCGTGATCGGCAGTGACAATGACCATCAGTTCATCCCAGAGGCCCATTTCCTTCAGGGCACGGAGCAAGTCACCCACGATGTGATCTTCATACCGGATACCGCAATCATATCGAGCCAGGTAAAAACGGACATCATGCTGGTGTTTGGCCACACCGTCGGAATCATCGGCCAGCAGCTGGTAACGGGGAATTCCCCCGGCCTCCCCTTCATTCACCACCGGCAACAAGAGGGGGCTTTTCCCGTAGTCCTCCGGCCTGAAAAAAGTGTTAAAAGGAGCAGGTTGTATATAGGGACCGTGTACATCAAAATAGTGTATCCAGACAAAAAACGGTTGGCCGGTGTTGTCTTTTAACCATGCCAGTGCCCGCGCCGTGGTAAGGGGGCCGTCCCGCACCAGCTCATGGGGACGGTTTTCTTCTCCCCTGGTCATCTCGTCGTCGTACAGCACAAAGCCCTGGGAAAGTCCCCGGTGGCCATCCAGAACGGCGCAGCTGACGAAGGCCGCGGTGGACCAGCCCAGGCTCAGGAGGATCTCGGCCAGGGTCACTTCCTGATCGGAGTCCATTTTTCCGTCCCCCTGCCTGTAACCAACTGAATGATGGAGCACATATTTCCCCGTCATAATTGAGGTATGGGCCGGTAAAGTATAAGAGCATGGGGAGTAGGCCCGGCGGAAAAGAATGGCTTCCCGGGCCAGCGCATCCAGGTGGGGCGAGGTTTCCCGTTGATAACCGTAGCACCCCAGGTGATCCGCCCGCAGGGTATCAATGGTAATCATCAGTATGGAAAAGAACATATAGACTCCTCCCGCTTAAAAATACCCCAGTTGCCTTAAATCGGGCATGGCCCTTTCCTTGGCCGCGGCCCGCCCGGAGCGCTCCGCTTCACCGGGACCGGCCGGGCCGGTGCAGGGCCGGCAGCCCAGGCTGACATATCCCCGGTCATAAAGGGAGCAGTAGGGCAGGTGGTGCAGGCGGATATAGGCCCAGATATCCTCCCGGGTGAAATGCAGCAGGGGCTGCACGCGGATGTGGTCTTCCCGCGGGGAAATATAATCCTCGCCGGCCCGGGCCGGGTGCTCATCCCGCCGGATGGCGGTGAAAAGGTGGGAGACACGGTATTTTTCCAGTGCCCGCTTTAAAGGAACGGTTTTCAGCCGGTAACAGCACTGAACCTGGTCCCGGCCAATTTCTTCCGGGGGAATGGCCCCGATGTTATTTTCCCGCACCAGGTTAAACCCCCAGAGACGCTGCATCTTGTCAATAAACCGGTAAATTTCCGGAAACTTTACCCCGGTGTCAATGTTTAATACGGGTATGGCTATCTTCCCGCCTTGAACGGTACGGATCAGGTGAAGCAGCACCAGGGAATCCTTACCGCCGGAAAAAGTCACCATGGCCCCTTTGGCCTGCTCCAGCGCGGCAGCAATGATTTCTTTGGAACGCTCAATCTTTTCCGTGAACATAGGGTACCTCCTTGGAAAAGACAACCCAAATTTTTTAGCTTTTTACCATTTCGACCGCAAACACCGGGTATAATTACCGAACAGGTTATTTTCCAGGTCACGGTTTCCACTTTTCCCGAAACGTGTCCTCCGGCACGCCCTGTCGCAGAATCTTTTCCCAGCGGGCCAGGTCTGCATCCACCATCATGCGCACCAGTTCGGGAAAGGAAACCCGGGGCTCCCAGCCCAGTTTGGACCGGGCTTTGGAATAGTCCCCCTGGAGCAGATCCACTTCTGCCGGGCGGTAAAGGCGGGGATCCACAACCACGTATTTCCGCCAGTCCAGGCCGGCGTGGCTGAAGGCAATCTCCACCAGTTCCCGCACCGAGTGGGTTTCCCCGGTGGCAATCACGTAGTCACCGGGCTCATCCTGCTGCAGCATCAGCCACATGGCCTGCACGTAATCCCCGGCATAACCCCAGTCCCTGCGGCTTTCCAGGTTCCCCAGGCGAAGCTCACCGGCCAGGCCCAGCTTGATGCGGGCCACCCCGTCGCTGACCTTGCGGGTAACAAACTCCAGGCCCCGCCGGGGCGATTCGTGGTTAAACAATATACCGCTGCAGGCAAAAAGGCCGTAACTCTCCCGGTAGTTCACGGTGATGTAATGGCCGTAAACCTTGGCCACGCCGTAGGGACTGCGGGGATAAAAGGGCGTGTTTTCAGACTGGGGCGTTTCCTGTGCCCGGCCGAACATTTCCGAACTGGAGGCCTGGAAAAAGCGAATGCGCGGGTTTACGGTACGGATGGCCTCCAGCATGCGGGTAACCCCCAGGGCGGTAACCTGGGCTGTAAGCACCGGCTGCTGCCAGGAGACTCCCACGAAGGACTGGGCGGCCAGGTTGTAAACTTCATCGGGCCGGGCTTCCACCAGGGCGGCAATCAGGGAATTCTGGTCCGTCAAATCGCCGGGGATCAGCCGCAGGTCCTTTTCCAGGTGTTTGATTCTCTCCAGGTTGCCCACGCTGGAACGCCGCACCAGCCCGTAAACCCGGTACCCCTTCTCCAGTAAAAATTCGGCCAGGTAAGAGCCGTCCTGGCCCGTAATGCCCGTAATCAATGCCCGTTTCACTTGCCCTCACCCCTATGTGTTCAGAGGGCGGCAGCAGGCCCGCTCCACGTTCTCCGGGGAAGGCGGGTAATGATAGCGCAGGACATCTTTCCATTTGGCCACGAATTTTTCCCTGTTCACGGTCATGTAACGCCGCCATCCCCCGCTGCCGGCTGCAGCGGTTCCGCCGTCGTAATGGATGACCGCAGCCCCCGGAACATAAAGCACGGCCCATCCCGCCTGGCGCAGGCCAAAGCATAGATCGGCATCCTCGTAGTACATGGGAGCATAGCGGGGATCAAAACCTCCCATGGCCCGGAAGAGGTCCGCCCTGACCATAAGGCAGGCGCCGGAACAGTAATCAACCGGGCGGGGGTAATTGTACCTGGGCAGGGCGGGATCGTCGCCCCGGCCGTAGTTCCAGCCGGTGCCGTCCCTCCAGATGATGGCGCCGGCCTCCTGCAGCCTCCCGTCGGGGTAAAGCAGCCTGGCACCCGCCGCCCCCGCCCGCGGGTTTTCCTGCAAAGCAGCTACCAGGGCCGTCAGCCAGCCGGGGAGGGGCCGGGTGTCGCTGTTTAAAAAGAGAAGGTATTTGCCCCGGCTTGCCGCCGCCCCTTGATTGCAGGCATGGACAAAGCCCAGATTTATGGAGTTGGAAACCAGGCGCACCCCTCCCCCCAGTGTTTTCAGCCAGGCTGCCGTTTGCTTATCCGAGTTGTTGTCCACGATGATCAGTTCCCAGGGGAAGGCACGGCTGGTGTTTTTCCACAATGCCCGCAGGCAGTTTTGGATGTGTTCTAGCTGGTTGTGCACCGGTATGATGATGGAAACCAGCATGGCGTCACTCCTCGAATCCCTGTATCTTGCCCCACCTTTCTCTTTAGCTGGCCAATTTGTTAATGACCGCCTGATCAGCCTGGTATTTCAGCTTGACAGCAAACTGTAAATGGCCGGGGCCACCACGGGAAAACTGTAATGGCGGCGCACATGCTCCCGTCCTTTTTGAGACAGGCGGTCCCACAGGGACTGGTTTTGATAAAGGGCGGCCACCGCCCGGCTGAAGGAGACGGGATCGTCGGCCAGCAGCACGTTTTCACCGGGCTGCAGCCCCATACCCTCGGCACCCATGCTGGTGGTCACCACCGGTAAACCGGCGGCCATGGCCTCCACTATCTTGGTCTTTATCCCCGCCCCGTAGCGGATGGGGGCTACCATCAGGCGGCACTGCCCAAAGTAAGGAGCCAGAGAAGGCACATAGCCAGTCACCTTGATTCCGTCTGCTGCCCGATCCCGGATCTCTCGCGGGGGATTGTGGCCTACAATGTAGAGCTCCACCCCGGGGAGGTCTTTTTGCAAATGGGGCCAGATGTGATCGACCAGGTAAAACACGGCATCCGCATTGGGCGGGTGAAAAAAGTTTCCCACGTAAAGCAGGCCCTGGCGGCTGGAAAAGGGGTTGACCTGTGGCCAGGCATCGGCAATAATGGGAATGACCACTGTTTTGACACCTGGTGCCAGGCGGGAAATCATTTCGGCTTCCAGAGGGGTAACGGCAATAACCGCATCGGCCTGCCGGAAAACGGCCGTTTCTATTTCCCAGTGGCGATAGGCTTCTACAACCGCCTCCCGCCGCCCGGTAACCAGGGCCTCCCGCCACAACCGGATATGGGCGAGATCCACCGTATCTACAGCAATCCTGGTGCGGGGGGAATGGCGGCGGATCACCGGGATGCACGCCGCAGCGTTGGCCGCAAAATGAATGAAGGCAAGGTGAAAGGGGATTTCCCGCACCAGCTGGTCCAGCCCCACCACCCGGCAGTTCACCGGAACCTGCCGGTAAATCCGGGCCCCTTCTTCCACATAGAATTCAACCCCGGCCTCTTCAAAAACAGGGCGGTAAATCTCGTACCGCTCCCCCCGGAGCAGAAGATAAACCACCCGGTGGCCTGCTTCCACCAGGGCTCTTAAAATGCGTAAAACGCGCCATCCCCGGTCGGGATGGGGAAAAGACGGAAGGGCTCCGTCAATAAACAGCACGCTGGCCATCCTTGCCCCACCTACTCGCCAGATAATTCCTCAGCATATTCCCTTAAGAAAACCTGCCTTAACCGCTCATATTCCGCATCAATCCTGCCCGGACTCCGGTGGTAGCACCAGGGTTCTTCCTGGCGGGGCACCACCACCCGGTATCCCCGGCGGGCAAATTCCAGGCACTGGGAAAGATCGTAAAAGTGAAAACCGTCGATTATGTCCTCCCGCCAGGGCACATCGTAGCGGGTGACCATGAGCAGGCCGTCCACCGCCTGCACCACCTCGTAAAGGCCTGCGGGCTGGTTGAAGAGGAGCACCCGGGGTGGGTCCCCATGAGAAACTTTGCCGTAGCTTTTCCCCTCCCACCACATCCCCCTGGGCGGTATCTTTTTGCACCCGCACATGCCTATAAGCCCGATGGAGGGGTCCGCCCGAAAAATCTTCAAAACGTCCCGGCAGAAGTGACGGTTTAAAATAAATACATCGTCGTGCAGGTAAACCTTATAGGTAGCCGCACTCCTTTCCAACGCCCGGTTATAAGCAGCCGCAATACTGTGCCGGGACGCCACCCGCAGGACCTCCATCTGGACGTCGGGGCGTTCCAGCGCCAGCAGGTACTGGAGGCAGCGGCGGTAACGGGCGTCGTCCTGGCTGCAAATGATAAAAGCAAAATGCTCCACAAGAGACCCTCCATCCAGGATATGCTTATTGTGCCCTGCTGGTGAAAAAGGACCTCGCACTTAAACCGGCATGCCAAAGGTATTCACAAACCAGTCATCATCGTGCACCCGGCGGCGAAAATACTCATCCCGTTTTTTTAAGACGCCCGGTGCACTCGCCCGGGCCCAGGCTTCGGAAAAGCCCGCATAGGACCTGGCCATTGCCGCCACCCTGGCCAGGCGGTGGGGGTTGAAGTGCAGGGCCGCCAGCAGGAGAAGGTTGCGGGTGAGATTCTCCCCCGGCCTCTGGTAGGGTTTTAAAGGGCGGCTGATGTGTATAACTTTAACCCACGGCATTACCGCCACGACAAAACCAAAAAGCCATAACTTCAGCGAAAATTCTACATCGTCATATCCCCAGCCGGTGAAACCTTCTTCAAAGCCTCCCACCTCTAAAAAAACCTCCCGGCTCACGGCCAGGCAGCCAGCGGGAGCCAGGGGCACGGGTGAAAGAGAGCGGGGAGGCAGGGTCAGCCCCACCCAGGAAAGGTCTTTATTTAAGGTGCCGCCGTAGATGGCCAAGTGCGGGTTTTCCGTATGCACCAGGGCCGGGCAAACGGCATGGGCCTGCCCGGCCAGCACCGCCCGGGCCAGATCGCCCAGCCAGCCGCCGGGGACAATGATGTGGGCGTCGCAAAAAACCAGGAGCTCACCCCTGGCCCGGGCGGCTCCCAGGTTCCGGGCCCGGGCCGGCCCCAAACCGGGGGCATCGACAAGGTGCACGCGCCGGCTCAGCTCGCCCCCCCGCCGGAGAAAGTCGGCGCACCCATCCCGGGAGCCGTCATCCACCACAATGATCTCCATGGGACAACCGGAAGGCACGGTAAGCATAAACCGGATGGTTTGCTCCAGATAGGGCAGTTCATCCCGGCAAATAATAATTACCGAAGCCAGACCTTTTGACCCCCTTGCGGATGCTTCATGCATCTGTTGTAAACCACTCCAGGCGTTAAAAGGGTATTTTAAAACGCTCCATGAACCAATCGTCGTCATAGCGTCGGCGCTGGAAATAAATTTTACGCTTTTCCCAAACATCGCTGTCCAGCAGCCCTGCCATCACCCCGGCAAATCCGGGCTGCCCCCTGACCATCTCCATTACCCGCGCCAGACGCCTCCGGTTAAAGTGCAAAAAAGTCATGCGCAAAAAATTATGCAGCAGTTCACCCGCCCCTACCGGGTAAGGGTGGGCCTCCCGGAAAAGATGCCGCACCTGTACCTGCGGGTGCACCATAACCCGGAAACCGAAAAGCCAAATTTTGAGGCAAAATTCCTGGTCGTCAAAACCAAACCCGCAAAAACCCCTTTCAAATCCCCCTACCGCTTCGTACACCCGCCGGGATACCAGAAGACATCCCCCGGGAGCCAGAGGGACATAGGAAGGTCCCGGGGGACGGCTGTGCAACCACTGCCATTGCAGGTTGGTTCCCCAGGTAACCCCGTAACCCACCGCGTGGGGCCGGCGGGAATCGGCCATGGCCGGGCAAACCACCTCGGCCATACCCTCCCCGAGGGGGCGGGCCAGAGCCGTCAGCCAGCCGGGCGGCAATTCCAGGTGGGCATCGCAAAAACAAAGGATTTTTCCTGTGGCCCGGGCCGCCCCCGCATTGCGTGCACCGGCCACACCCAGGTTTTTCCCCTCAAACAACCGCACACCGGGCATTTCACCGGACCGCAGGAAATCACAGCACCCGTCGGTGGACCCGTCGTCCACCACAATAATTTCCTGCTCCGGTCCCCGGGCCTGGATCATGGATTGGACGGTCCGCCGCAAATGATCCCCTTCATTGCGGCAGGGAATTATAACGGAAAAAAGCACAGAAGGAGCAACCACCCTTCGCAAAGGATAACGGCAAAGGAGGTAAAAATGCTTACGCCGGACTGACGCCACGTGAGAGATCCGGCCTGCCTATGGCAACGGAGCAATTGGAGGGAACGGGGCTATAGTGGGAAATGGAGCTATGGGAGGCAGCGGGAAAACCGGCGGGAAAATACCTGACTCCACCACCTGGGCCTGGTCCTGCACAGCACCGGTTTCCATGTAGAATACCTTTACCTTGTACTCGGTCCCGGGAGCCAGGGGTCCCAGGAAAAACTGCCCGTCCTGATCGGTGAAGGTGTGACCGATAACGGGCCCAAGCTTATCCCCTTCCTTCCGAAACACGACCACCACGGCTCCCGGCACGGGCGTACCATCGGGCCGGCGCACCACCCCGCTGGCCAGCGCCCGGGGTTCGGGGAGGATGAAAAAGTCGTAATGCTGCTGGCTCCCACCGGGCGGGGTAACCAGGTCAAAACTGGTTAGTTGAAAGGCCATCCTGGACACTCCTTTTTGAGTGATTTCTGCTATGAACATACTATGAAAGGGCTAAAATATGGTGCTCGAATCCCCTGTGGAAATACTTTCCTGAAGGTTTCAGGCACCTGCAACTTACTTTTGGGGACCGGCACAGCGCCCTCCGGGCTCAAGGGTAGAACCGTTTTACGGCAGCGGAATCATATGCCGGCAGGGATCAAAGGCTTGATTCAGGAGCAGGGGAGAATTGTGGCGCTTTTCCGGTGGAAAATTGGGCGGCAACTTCCACTTAAGCCGGAACTTTTCCCAGCCGGCCCGCAGGGCCGCCCGGTAATCCATGCCTTCCCCGGTAAAGGTTTTCTGGCCGAAGTGGTAAACAAATACGTCTGCGGCCACCAGCAGCACAAAGCCGGCCAGCCTGGCCCGCAGGCAGAAATCGTCATCTTCAAAATTCCCGGGGTTAAAACGGGGGTCCAGCCCGCCAATGGTATTCAAAACCCGCCGCGTGAACAGCAGGCAAAAACCGCTGAGCACCGGGGCCGGATGGCACCGGCCGCAGTTTAGCAGTGCCAGCCGGCGGCTGAATTCCTCCAGCCGGTCCAGGGAAGGCAGGGCTACCGGCATGGTCTGCGTTACACCGCCACAGTTGGAGAGGGGACCCACCAGCCCGGCGCCGGGATACTTTCTTAGATGGGTTATGAGACCGGACAACCACCCCGGGGTTACCAGGGTATCGTTGTTTAAAAGCAAAAGGTAGTCGCCCCGGGCAACGGCCAGGCCCCGGTTGCAGGCGGCGGCAAAACCCAGGTTGCGACCGTTCTCCAGCAGCCGGATTCCAGGCACTGAGCGCAGGTGTTCCGTGGTGCCGTCGGTGGAACCGTTGTCCACCACAATAATTTCAACCGGTTCCGGGGTGTACTTGAAAATGCTATCCAGGCATAACACGGTCAGGCTTAGCTGGTTCCTCGTGGGAATGATAATCGAGGTAAGCTTTTCCTTTTCCATCAGAAAGGGCAAATCCTCTATCACCTGCCCTGGAAATGGTTGTCCTTAACCCTGCCCCTGAAACCACACGGTAATCACCGTATCCATGCCCGGCTTCTTGTTCCGAAATTTAATGCGGGCATATCGCAGGAAAAACTGGGGGACAAAAAGGTGCTTATCCCCGGGCTCGATCACGTACGACGATTCCCCGAAGGAACTCCAGGTCACTCCGTCCGGACTCAGCTCGGTCTGGGCCACCACAGGATTGGGACCATCATTGCGGACCAGAAAAGAAAAAGTCCGGATCCGGGAAAGATCAATGCTTTTGCTAAAACCTTCTACATCCCGGCTAACCAGATTACGCTGGACAATACTGGTGAACTCGGGTTCAGGGCATTCGGGAACGGGCTTGCGGTATAAGATAAGGCATAGGACAATGGCGACAGCTCCCAGCACAATCCCGGCAAAAATACCCAGCACACCCAGGTGCTCAAGGTTATCTTTTTGCCGTGCGAACCTGGAATCTTCCAGCATGGCACTAACTTTTGCCATAGACTTAGACCTCCATAATCAGATACCCGGTCAACATTGGCAGAATTGGAGGGGGAAGACCGCGGGAAAAACCGCGGTCTTCTCCTTGTTGTTAGCTCTGACCCTGGAAAAAGATATTCAGGGTCACGGCGCTGTTCGAGTCGACGGCAGCATAATATATACGTGCGTATTTCAAGAAAATAGCAGACACAAGGGTAGTTACATCGCCGGTGTTCAGGGTAACCGGGCCGGCCTCGTCGATCCAGCTGCTGCCGTCCGGGCTGATCTGCAGTTTAACAGTGGCGGGAGCAATCGTTGTGGAGGCGTTAACAACGCCAAACGTCCAGGTCCTGAGATTCAAAACGGTGTAAGTGGTATCGGGGCTTCCGGCAGTGTCTGTAACGTTTGCCCTCGTGACCGATACGTCAGTGGTGACCAGATTTGACAATACGGCCAGGCCGGTGCTGGTGATAGTCAGGCCCCCGACCGGCGGCGTGATCGACAAACCAGTATCCGGTGCCGTTACCAGCAGCCCGTTCGCCGGTGCGGTGACGGCCAGACCTGTACTGGTGATGGTCAGGCCCCCGACCGGCGGCGTGATCGATAAACCAGTATCCGGTGCCGTTACCAGCAACCCATTCGCCGGTGCGGTGACGGCCAGACCGGTGCTGGTGATGCTCAGGTTACCTGTTGAGTCGGTATTCAAGGCTACATTCTGGCTACCAAAGATTTTTATACGCGCTTGATCTGGATTGTCTTGAAAAATTTTATAGTTAGGCATAAGCTGTCCTCCTTCGCATGGTAAATTTTTACGTTCCGCTATTAGGGTATTCTTCATAGTTGTGGAAGGTTACAGGCCCTGTGCATAAATTAACAAAAAAACTATTTTATTGAATGAGGTATGAGAGATCATGGAGTCCAGAATCAGCTTGTGCATGATTGTAAAGGACGAAGAACAAAACATCCGCCGTTGCCTTCAAAGCGTGGCCGGGACCGTGGACGAAATAATTGTTGTAGATACGGGCTCTACCGACGGTACTTGTCAAATAGCCAGGGAATTTGGCGCTCTGGTCCAATCTTTCCCCTGGAATGACAATTTCAGTGACGCCCGCAATGCCTCGCTTGAACTGGCCACGGGAGACTGGATTTTGTTTCTGGATGCCGATGAAGAACTGGCCGGTGAAAGCAGGGAAGTGCTGCGCAGGCTGGCCAACGAAAAGAATGTAGAAGGTTATTTTGTCAAGATAATTAACTACGTAGGCAACGAGGGGTGGGTCGAAACCTGCCCGGACCTGGTCTTCCGTCTTTTCAAAAACCGAAAGGACTACCGGTTTCGCGGGGCTATCCACGAACAGATCGCAGACGTGATATTAGAACGAAACAGCCAGGCCAGGTACAAGATTGCCGAAGACCTGGTAATCCTGCATTACGGCTACCTGGACCGGCAAATTAAGGCAAAGGATAAAAAGAACCGGAATCTGGCCCTGCTCAGCCAGGAGCTAAACCGGAATCCGGACAACCGCCACCTTCGCTATCACTACGGTGTGGAGCTGTACCGGGCGGAAAGGTTTGATGAAGCAGCAGCAGAACTGGTCAGGGCGGCCAATGGTATCGATCCGAACACCATCTACCTGCCCAAACTCCTGCGTTACATCGTCCTGGCCTACCATGCCGCCCGCAAACCCGAACAGGCTTTAGAAATTGTCCAGCTCGGCCTGGATCTTTTTCCTAACTACGCAGACCTCTATTACTACGGCGGGTTGATCAGCTACGAACAAAAAGATTACGGGCGGGCGTACGAGTTCTTCCAAAGGGCGCTGTCCATGCCCGAACAGCCGGCCCACTACGCCCCTTTCGGCGGGACACGGGGTTTCCGTTCCCTTTACCAAATGGGACAGCTGGCGGAAGTTTTTTTAAACCACGAAGAAGCCATGCGTTATTACATCTTGAGCCTGCGGGATAACCCCCACTTCACCCCCGCCCTGGAAAGCATCACGCGCCTCTTAAAACCACAAGAAGATCCGGTTTACGCAAAAAAGTGCCTGGAACAGCTTTGTGAATTTTGTACTCCCCAGGCCAACCTCCTGATGGGGCAAATCCTTTTCCGC
Coding sequences within it:
- a CDS encoding glycosyltransferase family 2 protein, which produces MEKEKLTSIIIPTRNQLSLTVLCLDSIFKYTPEPVEIIVVDNGSTDGTTEHLRSVPGIRLLENGRNLGFAAACNRGLAVARGDYLLLLNNDTLVTPGWLSGLITHLRKYPGAGLVGPLSNCGGVTQTMPVALPSLDRLEEFSRRLALLNCGRCHPAPVLSGFCLLFTRRVLNTIGGLDPRFNPGNFEDDDFCLRARLAGFVLLVAADVFVYHFGQKTFTGEGMDYRAALRAGWEKFRLKWKLPPNFPPEKRHNSPLLLNQAFDPCRHMIPLP
- a CDS encoding DUF6385 domain-containing protein; the encoded protein is MPNYKIFQDNPDQARIKIFGSQNVALNTDSTGNLSITSTGLAVTAPANGLLVTAPDTGLSITPPVGGLTITSTGLAVTAPANGLLVTAPDTGLSITPPVGGLTITSTGLAVLSNLVTTDVSVTRANVTDTAGSPDTTYTVLNLRTWTFGVVNASTTIAPATVKLQISPDGSSWIDEAGPVTLNTGDVTTLVSAIFLKYARIYYAAVDSNSAVTLNIFFQGQS
- a CDS encoding glycosyltransferase family 2 protein, which codes for MLFSVIIPCRNEGDHLRRTVQSMIQARGPEQEIIVVDDGSTDGCCDFLRSGEMPGVRLFEGKNLGVAGARNAGAARATGKILCFCDAHLELPPGWLTALARPLGEGMAEVVCPAMADSRRPHAVGYGVTWGTNLQWQWLHSRPPGPSYVPLAPGGCLLVSRRVYEAVGGFERGFCGFGFDDQEFCLKIWLFGFRVMVHPQVQVRHLFREAHPYPVGAGELLHNFLRMTFLHFNRRRLARVMEMVRGQPGFAGVMAGLLDSDVWEKRKIYFQRRRYDDDWFMERFKIPF
- a CDS encoding DUF6385 domain-containing protein, translating into MAKVSAMLEDSRFARQKDNLEHLGVLGIFAGIVLGAVAIVLCLILYRKPVPECPEPEFTSIVQRNLVSRDVEGFSKSIDLSRIRTFSFLVRNDGPNPVVAQTELSPDGVTWSSFGESSYVIEPGDKHLFVPQFFLRYARIKFRNKKPGMDTVITVWFQGQG
- a CDS encoding carboxypeptidase-like regulatory domain-containing protein, producing the protein MFIAEITQKGVSRMAFQLTSFDLVTPPGGSQQHYDFFILPEPRALASGVVRRPDGTPVPGAVVVVFRKEGDKLGPVIGHTFTDQDGQFFLGPLAPGTEYKVKVFYMETGAVQDQAQVVESGIFPPVFPLPPIAPFPTIAPFPPIAPLP
- a CDS encoding glycosyltransferase family 2 protein; translated protein: MESRISLCMIVKDEEQNIRRCLQSVAGTVDEIIVVDTGSTDGTCQIAREFGALVQSFPWNDNFSDARNASLELATGDWILFLDADEELAGESREVLRRLANEKNVEGYFVKIINYVGNEGWVETCPDLVFRLFKNRKDYRFRGAIHEQIADVILERNSQARYKIAEDLVILHYGYLDRQIKAKDKKNRNLALLSQELNRNPDNRHLRYHYGVELYRAERFDEAAAELVRAANGIDPNTIYLPKLLRYIVLAYHAARKPEQALEIVQLGLDLFPNYADLYYYGGLISYEQKDYGRAYEFFQRALSMPEQPAHYAPFGGTRGFRSLYQMGQLAEVFLNHEEAMRYYILSLRDNPHFTPALESITRLLKPQEDPVYAKKCLEQLCEFCTPQANLLMGQILFRQSAYKLALEYLERGMDQQEAAPEILLWKAICLIQLRRYLEALRILEGFGPGHRLYPLAKLNKILCFWFQGKRRKVLPLVEELFALGLSQDTGAVVSLLRNYPGRRRGPGVTLGDEGMSLLLDILMRALDLGEKERAESLLDGLSRECLSKNARAVGQLFYRYGHLKTAEYYLGLYLEAYPECPETLFTLAEIKERQNACIEAGELYRRALALDPAEPRYYVSLIRLYEKMRREILREAIDKYPELPVLRRLFEEANQEI
- a CDS encoding glycosyltransferase family 2 protein, which translates into the protein MHEASARGSKGLASVIIICRDELPYLEQTIRFMLTVPSGCPMEIIVVDDGSRDGCADFLRRGGELSRRVHLVDAPGLGPARARNLGAARARGELLVFCDAHIIVPGGWLGDLARAVLAGQAHAVCPALVHTENPHLAIYGGTLNKDLSWVGLTLPPRSLSPVPLAPAGCLAVSREVFLEVGGFEEGFTGWGYDDVEFSLKLWLFGFVVAVMPWVKVIHISRPLKPYQRPGENLTRNLLLLAALHFNPHRLARVAAMARSYAGFSEAWARASAPGVLKKRDEYFRRRVHDDDWFVNTFGMPV